From Cricetulus griseus strain 17A/GY chromosome 1 unlocalized genomic scaffold, alternate assembly CriGri-PICRH-1.0 chr1_0, whole genome shotgun sequence, a single genomic window includes:
- the Fabp2 gene encoding fatty acid-binding protein, intestinal, with amino-acid sequence MAFDGNWKVDRSDNYDKFMEKMGVNVVKRKLAAHDNLKLTITQDGNKFTVKESSTFRNIDIVFELGVNFTYSLADGTELNGTWSLDGNKLIGQFKRVDNGKELIAIREISGGELIQTYKYEGVEAKRIFKKE; translated from the exons ATGGCATTTGACGGCAATTGGAAAGTAGACCGGAGTGACAACTATGATAAGTTCATGGAGAAAATGG GTGTTAATGTGGTGAAAAGGAAGCTTGCAGCTCACGACAATTTGAAACTGACCATCACACAGGACGGAAATAAATTCACAGTCAAAGAATCAAGCACCTTTCGCAACATTGACATTGTGTTTGAACTTGGTGTCAACTTTACCTATAGTCTAGCAGATGGAACGGAACTCAat GGGACCTGGAGCCTTGATGGAAATAAACTTATTGGACAGTTCAAACGTGTAGACAATGGAAAGGAGCTGATTGCTATCCGAGAAATTTCTGGTGGTGAACTAATTCAG ACCTACAAATATGAAGGAGTCGAAGCCAAGCGGATCTTTAAGAAGGAATGA